One window from the genome of Esox lucius isolate fEsoLuc1 chromosome 23, fEsoLuc1.pri, whole genome shotgun sequence encodes:
- the rnf170 gene encoding E3 ubiquitin-protein ligase RNF170 — MDENNGCGEVDYLLQDEDSLIEGVSNPVLFVVVLSVTFLCGLVTLLCRNEQQNIHPENQEHVRAVRQQLQSELQEGESAEPRQQFYTDMSCPVCLQQAVLPVETNCGHLFCGSCIIAYWRYGTWLGAINCPICRQMVTLLFPLFHEHASPQQVQDGTVEPLLILRDLNDYNRRFSGQPRSLMDRLRDVPTLLRHLFREMFSVGGLFWMFRIRILLCLFGALAYLASPLDFIPEALFGLLGFMDDFFVILLLFIYISIMYREVVTQRLAG, encoded by the exons ATGGATGAAAACAATGGCTGTGGGGAAGTGGACTATTTGCTGCAAGATGAAGACTCACTCATAGAAGGTGTCAGCAACCCAGTCCTCTTCGTGGTCGTTCTCAGTGTCACGTTCCTGTGTGGTCTGGTAACTCTGCTCTGCAG AAATGAGCAGCAGAACATCCATCCAGAGAACCAGGAACATGTACGCGCCGTCCGGCAGCAGCTGCAGTCTGAATTACAG GAAGGAGAATCGGCAGAGCCTAGGCAACAGTTCTACACAGACATgtcctgccctgtctgtctgcagcaAGCAGTGCTGCCTGTGGAAACCAACTGTGGACACCTGTTCTGTG gtTCTTGTATAATTGCTTATTGGAGATACGGGACTTGGCTTGGTGCAATTAACTGTCCCATCTGCAGACAAATG GTCACACTGCTGTTCCCACTCTTCCATGAGCATGCCTCTCCGCAGCAGGTTCAGGATGGAACCGTGgaacccctcctcatcctccggGATCTCAACGATTACAACCGCAGGTTCTCCGGACAGCCCAGATCT CTGATGGACCGATTACGTGATGTTCCCACATTGCTGCGCCACCTCTTCAGGGAGATGTTCTCCGTGGGGGGGCTTTTCTGGATGTTCCGTATACGTATTCTGCTGTGTCTGTTTGGGGCCCTCGCCTACCTGGCCTCGCCACTGGACTTCATCCCTGAGGCTCTGTTTGGCCTCCTGGGGTTCATGGACGACTTCTttgtcatcctcctcctcttcatctacATCTCCATCATGTATCGAGAGGTGGTGACCCAGAGGCTGGCTGGGTGA
- the LOC117593768 gene encoding proline-rich extensin-like protein EPR1 codes for MPQPCFRLLHAPYTPTRPLHPYTPPTPLHAPYTPTRPLHPYTPPTPLHAPYTPTRPLHPYTPPTPLHAPYTPTRPLHPYTPPTPLHAPYTPTRPLHPYTPPTPLHAPYTPTRPLHPYTPPTPLHAPYTPTRPLHPYTPPTPLHAPYTPTRPLHPYTPPTPLHAPYTPTRPLHPYTPPTPLHAPYTPTRPLHPYTPPTPLHAPYTPTRPLHPYTPPTPLHAPYTPTRPLHPYTPPTPLHAQTGQRTVYKTRTAYNRAW; via the coding sequence ATGCCACAGCCGTGCTTCAGACTCCTACACGCCCCCTACACCCCTACACGCCCCCTACACCCCTACACGCCCCCTACACCCCTACACGCCCCCTACACCCCTACACGCCCCCTACACCCCTACACGCCCCCTACACCCCTACACGCCCCCTACACCCCTACACGCCCCCTACACCCCTACACGCCCCCTACACCCCTACACGCCCCCTACACCCCTACACGCCCCCTACACCCCTACACGCCCCCTACACCCCTACACGCCCCCTACACCCCTACACGCCCCCTACACCCCTACACGCCCCCTACACCCCTACACGCCCCCTACACCCCTACACGCCCCCTACACCCCTACACGCCCCCTACACCCCTACACGCCCCCTACACCCCTACACGCCCCCTACACCCCTACACGCCCCCTACACCCCTACACGCCCCCTACACCCCTACACGCCCCCTACACCCCTACACGCCCCCTACACCCCTACACGCCCCCTACACCCCTACACGCCCCCTACACCCCTACACGCCCCCTACACCCCTACACGCCCCCTACACCCCTACACGCCCCCTACACCCCTACACGCCCCCTACACCCCTACACGCCCCCTACACCCCTACACGCCCCCTACACCCCTACACGCCCCCTACACCCCTACACGCCCCCTACACCCCTACACGCCCCCTACACCCCTACACGCCCCCTACACCCCTACACGCGCAAACTGGACAAAGGACAGTATATAAAACTAGAACAGCATACAATCGTGCTTGGTAA